Proteins encoded in a region of the Suricata suricatta isolate VVHF042 chromosome 10, meerkat_22Aug2017_6uvM2_HiC, whole genome shotgun sequence genome:
- the NFYB gene encoding nuclear transcription factor Y subunit beta isoform X1, which translates to MDGDSATTDTSQLGISADYIGGGHYVIQPHDGRKARSRALSGRNTEDSMNDHEDTNGSKESFREQDIYLPIANVARIMKNAIPQTGKIAKDAKECVQECVSEFISFITSEASERCHQEKRKTINGEDILFAMSTLGFDSYVEPLKLYLQKFREAMKGEKGIGGAVTTTDGLSEELAEEAFTNQLPAGLITADGQQQNVMVYTTSYQQISGVQQIQFS; encoded by the exons ATGGACGGCGACAGTGCCACGACAGACACTTCCCAGCTGGGCATCTCTGCGGACTACATTGGGGGAGGCCACTATGTGATACAGCCCCACGACGGTAGGAAAGCCAGGAGCAGAGCACTGAGCGGCAGAA ataCGGAGGACAGCATGAATGATCATGAAGACACAAATGGTTCAAAAGAAAGTTTCAGAGAACAAGATATATATCTTCCCATTGCAAACGTAGCAAGGATAATGAAAAATGCCATACCTCAAACGGGAAAG ATCGCAAAAGATGCCAAAGAATGTGTTCAAGAATGTGTGAGTGAGTTCATCAGCTTTATAACATCGGAAGCAAGTGAAAGATGCCATCAAGAGAAACGGAAGACAATCAATGGAGAAGATATCCTCTTTGCCATGTCCACCTTAGGCTTTGACAGTTACGTCGAACCTCTGAAATTATACCTTCAGAAGTTCAGAGAG GCtatgaaaggagagaaaggaatcgGTGGAGCAGTCACGACTACAGACGGATTAAGTGAAGAGCTTGCAGAGGAGGCATTTA CTAACCAGTTACCAGCTGGCTTAATAACCGCAGATGGTCAACAGCAAAATGTTATGGTTTATACAACGTCATATCAGCAG ATTTCTGGTGTTCAACAAATTCAGTTTTCATGA
- the NFYB gene encoding nuclear transcription factor Y subunit beta isoform X2 produces the protein MDGDSATTDTSQLGISADYIGGGHYVIQPHDDTEDSMNDHEDTNGSKESFREQDIYLPIANVARIMKNAIPQTGKIAKDAKECVQECVSEFISFITSEASERCHQEKRKTINGEDILFAMSTLGFDSYVEPLKLYLQKFREAMKGEKGIGGAVTTTDGLSEELAEEAFTNQLPAGLITADGQQQNVMVYTTSYQQISGVQQIQFS, from the exons ATGGACGGCGACAGTGCCACGACAGACACTTCCCAGCTGGGCATCTCTGCGGACTACATTGGGGGAGGCCACTATGTGATACAGCCCCACGACG ataCGGAGGACAGCATGAATGATCATGAAGACACAAATGGTTCAAAAGAAAGTTTCAGAGAACAAGATATATATCTTCCCATTGCAAACGTAGCAAGGATAATGAAAAATGCCATACCTCAAACGGGAAAG ATCGCAAAAGATGCCAAAGAATGTGTTCAAGAATGTGTGAGTGAGTTCATCAGCTTTATAACATCGGAAGCAAGTGAAAGATGCCATCAAGAGAAACGGAAGACAATCAATGGAGAAGATATCCTCTTTGCCATGTCCACCTTAGGCTTTGACAGTTACGTCGAACCTCTGAAATTATACCTTCAGAAGTTCAGAGAG GCtatgaaaggagagaaaggaatcgGTGGAGCAGTCACGACTACAGACGGATTAAGTGAAGAGCTTGCAGAGGAGGCATTTA CTAACCAGTTACCAGCTGGCTTAATAACCGCAGATGGTCAACAGCAAAATGTTATGGTTTATACAACGTCATATCAGCAG ATTTCTGGTGTTCAACAAATTCAGTTTTCATGA
- the NFYB gene encoding nuclear transcription factor Y subunit beta isoform X3 — protein sequence MNDHEDTNGSKESFREQDIYLPIANVARIMKNAIPQTGKIAKDAKECVQECVSEFISFITSEASERCHQEKRKTINGEDILFAMSTLGFDSYVEPLKLYLQKFREAMKGEKGIGGAVTTTDGLSEELAEEAFTNQLPAGLITADGQQQNVMVYTTSYQQISGVQQIQFS from the exons ATGAATGATCATGAAGACACAAATGGTTCAAAAGAAAGTTTCAGAGAACAAGATATATATCTTCCCATTGCAAACGTAGCAAGGATAATGAAAAATGCCATACCTCAAACGGGAAAG ATCGCAAAAGATGCCAAAGAATGTGTTCAAGAATGTGTGAGTGAGTTCATCAGCTTTATAACATCGGAAGCAAGTGAAAGATGCCATCAAGAGAAACGGAAGACAATCAATGGAGAAGATATCCTCTTTGCCATGTCCACCTTAGGCTTTGACAGTTACGTCGAACCTCTGAAATTATACCTTCAGAAGTTCAGAGAG GCtatgaaaggagagaaaggaatcgGTGGAGCAGTCACGACTACAGACGGATTAAGTGAAGAGCTTGCAGAGGAGGCATTTA CTAACCAGTTACCAGCTGGCTTAATAACCGCAGATGGTCAACAGCAAAATGTTATGGTTTATACAACGTCATATCAGCAG ATTTCTGGTGTTCAACAAATTCAGTTTTCATGA